TGAGAGTGTAGACTTTCTGTGCGTTGTGGGGGTTCAGCCCGTCGCCCAGCGAGCCGTAGAGATAGCCGTCCGGGCCGAATTCGATTGTCCCGGACTGGTGGATTGGCCGCTCCCACGCCATGTCCATGAGCACCCGCTCGCTGTCGGGGTCGGCCGCCGACCCGCTCTCGGTGACGCTGAACTCCGAGAGTCTCTCACGGTGATCGATATCCGCGTCCTGAGACGGTGCACTGTAGCGGACGTAAAACAGCCCGTTAGCGGCGAATTCGGGATGAAAGGCCAGTCCGAGCAGACCGCGCTCGTCGTAAGGGACCCAACTGGGAAGCCCCTCACCAAGCGCCACGATGTCGTCGGTGAGGTCCAAGAACGGCGTCGACTGGAGGCCGTCAGCGTCGTGGACGTATACTGTGCCGACTTGGTCGAGAATAAAGCGGCGGTCGGTATCCTCGTTCGCGGTGAGAAGTGCGCTGGGCGAGGTCAGCCCGCTGGCGACTTCCTCTAACCGGACCGTCGACCCGTTGTCGAAGAACGAATCCGAGATGCCATCCGGGATGTCGCTGTCCGGGATGTCGCTGTCCGGCGTGCCGGTGGCGGTTGTCGGGGCCTTCCCACTGGCGTCTTTCCGTTCAGTTGTCGAGCAACCGGCGAGCAGTCCGGCTGCCCCGACAGCACCGAACGTTTGCAGTAACGAACGGCGTGAAACCGGACGGTCAGATAATCGATTGTTCATGTATATCTAAATCGTTACGAGCATTTAGCATTTGGTACGTAATATGAATGTGATTTTACACTGGGCAACATATATATTACTAAAAATTAGTGGGTATAGTATGACTTTCCTGATGGTGGCCTCATGCAAGCGGTGATATTGGCTGCAGGAGAAGGGCGACGGCTCGGACCACTGACCGAAGGGCGACCGAAACCGATGGTTCCGGTCGGCAATCAGCCGATTCTCGAATCGGTCCTCGAAGCCGCAATCGAGGCCGGTGCGAACGAGATAGTCCTCGTCGTCGGCCACGCACGGGAGCGAATTCAGAGCCACTTCGGTGACGGCGACAAGTGGGGTGTGCCGATTCGATACGTCACACAAGAGCACCGAATCGGGGCGGCCCACGCGCTCTCGCTGGTCGAATCAGCAGTCGAGGGACCGTTCCTCGTGCTCCACGGCGACCAGTTGGTCGAAGCATCGTTGCTCGAACGACTCCTCGACCGATGGACGGCGACGGGAACCCCGACGATTGCGGCCGTCAAATCGGACCGGCCAACCGAATACGGTGCCATCGATGTCAACGGCGAAGCCGTACGGGGTGTCTCGCGGGTACCAACCGACGACCCGTCGTTTCTGGTCAACGGCGGCGCGTACGTCTTCGACGGCCGCGTCTTCGACGTGATTCGGGACGTGATCGAGACAGATGACGGCGACTTCGGTATCGCCACCGCACTCCAGCGGTTGGCCGATGACGACACGTTGTCTGCGGTACTCAATCGCGGGACATGGCAAGACCTCACGTATCCGTGGGATTTGTTGTCGACGAATGCGACTCTGCTAGGAAAGCATAGGGAGCCTGATGACCACGATGGCGTCCACGAGACAGCAGCCGTTTCGGATGCTGTCGCAATTGATACCGGCGTGTCCGTTGGACCGAATGCCACGCTATTGCCGGGCACGTCGCTGGGTCAGAACGTCTACATCGGCGCGAACGCGGTCCTTTCGAACTGTATCGTTATGGACGGCGGCCGAGTGGGCGACGGAGCGGTGCTCCATGACTGTATCATCGGGGAATCGGCCTCGATTGGGCCGAACGCTTCCGTCGAGGGAGGGCCGGCACAGGTCGTCGTTGACGACACCGTCCACCGGGACGTCGGCCTCGGTGGCGTCGTGGCCGATCGGGCGACGCTGCGCGGGAACGTCACAGTGACGCCGGGCACCGTTGTGGGCCGAGAGGTACTGGCGGATAGCGGCACCGTCCTGCAGGGGCAAATCGAATCGGGCGAGACGGTACGGAGGGGATAATCATGTGTGGAATTATTGGATACGTCGGCGCACAGCCGGCCCGGCCGCGGCTCGTGGCGGGGCTACAACAGTTGGAGTATCGCGGATACGACTCAGCGGGCATCGCGCTCGTCGACGACGGGCTCTCGGTGTTCAAGCAGAAAGGGCTCGTCGGTGACCTCGATTTGCCGGCCGACGCTCCACAGACATGTGGCATCGGCCACACCCGCTGGAGTACGCACGGGAAGCCGACAGACGCGAACGCACACCCCCACACCGACTGCGACGGTCGGGTGGCGGTCGTCCACAACGGCATCATCGCCAACTACGACGACCTGCGTGAGGAGTTGCCGGACCACGAGTTCCGTAGCGAGACGGATACCGAGGTCGTCGCCCACCTCCTCGAAGCCGAACTTGAGCAGACCGACGACCTGCTGGCAGCAGTCGAAACGGTCGTCGACCGCATCGAGGGGAGCTACGCGCTCGGCGTCGTCGCGGCCGGCTACGACGGAATCATCGCTGCGCGGCGGAACAGCCCGTTGGTCGTCGGCTACGGCGAGGACGGCAACTTCATCGCCAGCGACGTGACGCCGCTGCTCGCACACACCCGCTCGGTGTCGTATCTGGAAGACGGCGACGTGGCCCACGTGACTCGGGACAGCATCGCCATCCGTAACGACGGCGAGACAGTCGACCGGCCGGTCAACACTATCGAGTGGGACGCCGATGCGGCCGAGAAAGGTGGTTACGACCACTACATGCTAAAAGAGATACACGAACAGCCGACGGCTCTGCGGCAGGCCGTCGCGGGTCGTCTCGACCCCATCGAGGGGCGCGCCGAACTGGAAGATCTGGCGCTGTCATCGGCCTTCCTTCAGGACATCGATGAGATCCAGTTCGTCGCCTGTGGCACCTCCTATCACGCCTGTTTGTACGCCAAGGAACTGGTGGAGTCACTGGCGGATGTGCGCGCCACCGCCGAGTTCGCCAGCGAGTACAGCGTCGGCAGCGGCCGCGATCCCGAGCGGACGCTGGTGGTTGGCGTCAGTCAGAGCGGCGAGACAGCCGATACACTTCGGGCGTTACGGATGGCCGGACGGACGGGGATTCGGACCCTCGCCGTGACCAACAACGTTGGGAGCACTATGGCTCGCGAGTGTGACGATGCCGTGTACATCCGAGCGGGGCCGGAAATCGGCGTTGCCGCGACCAAGACCTTCGCCTCACAGGTCGTCATGCTCGCGCTGTTTGCCCTGACCGTCGCGGAAACGCGCGGCGAACTCGACGCGGCGACCGGACGACAGCTCGTCGGAGACCTCCAAGCTCTCCCCGGTGCAGTGCAGGGCGTCCTCGACGACGAGGACGCAGTCGCGGAGGTCGCCAACGCCTATGCCGACGGCGAGGCGTTCTTCTTCATCGGCCGGCAACTGGGCCATCCAGTCGCACTAGAGGGCGCGCTCAAACTCAAAGAGATATCCTACGACCACGCCGAAGGGTTTCCGGCGGGCGAACTCAAACACGGCCCCCTAGCGCTGGTCACGGAAGCGACGCCGGTACTCGCTCTGCTGACTGATGGCACCCGACCCGAGGA
The Haloarcula sp. CBA1129 genome window above contains:
- a CDS encoding PQQ-dependent sugar dehydrogenase; this encodes MNNRLSDRPVSRRSLLQTFGAVGAAGLLAGCSTTERKDASGKAPTTATGTPDSDIPDSDIPDGISDSFFDNGSTVRLEEVASGLTSPSALLTANEDTDRRFILDQVGTVYVHDADGLQSTPFLDLTDDIVALGEGLPSWVPYDERGLLGLAFHPEFAANGLFYVRYSAPSQDADIDHRERLSEFSVTESGSAADPDSERVLMDMAWERPIHQSGTIEFGPDGYLYGSLGDGLNPHNAQKVYTLKGGIFRIDVDGETEELPYAIPEDNPLVGEDGRAELYAWGLRNPWKMAFSGDQLIAGDVGQATWEEINVIESGANYGWPLKEGTYCHDPQQGTSSEEQCVVESDRGETLVDPVVEFPHFDDEGDAVGFAVIGGHIHTGSIAALDETYVFGVFTSSFTAAAGRLLAATPQESGLWPVTELQVEGGLDIQVLSLGQDGNDSYVLGTRAALSEDPLSQDEGVVYRLTA
- a CDS encoding sugar phosphate nucleotidyltransferase, which produces MQAVILAAGEGRRLGPLTEGRPKPMVPVGNQPILESVLEAAIEAGANEIVLVVGHARERIQSHFGDGDKWGVPIRYVTQEHRIGAAHALSLVESAVEGPFLVLHGDQLVEASLLERLLDRWTATGTPTIAAVKSDRPTEYGAIDVNGEAVRGVSRVPTDDPSFLVNGGAYVFDGRVFDVIRDVIETDDGDFGIATALQRLADDDTLSAVLNRGTWQDLTYPWDLLSTNATLLGKHREPDDHDGVHETAAVSDAVAIDTGVSVGPNATLLPGTSLGQNVYIGANAVLSNCIVMDGGRVGDGAVLHDCIIGESASIGPNASVEGGPAQVVVDDTVHRDVGLGGVVADRATLRGNVTVTPGTVVGREVLADSGTVLQGQIESGETVRRG
- the glmS gene encoding glutamine--fructose-6-phosphate transaminase (isomerizing) is translated as MCGIIGYVGAQPARPRLVAGLQQLEYRGYDSAGIALVDDGLSVFKQKGLVGDLDLPADAPQTCGIGHTRWSTHGKPTDANAHPHTDCDGRVAVVHNGIIANYDDLREELPDHEFRSETDTEVVAHLLEAELEQTDDLLAAVETVVDRIEGSYALGVVAAGYDGIIAARRNSPLVVGYGEDGNFIASDVTPLLAHTRSVSYLEDGDVAHVTRDSIAIRNDGETVDRPVNTIEWDADAAEKGGYDHYMLKEIHEQPTALRQAVAGRLDPIEGRAELEDLALSSAFLQDIDEIQFVACGTSYHACLYAKELVESLADVRATAEFASEYSVGSGRDPERTLVVGVSQSGETADTLRALRMAGRTGIRTLAVTNNVGSTMARECDDAVYIRAGPEIGVAATKTFASQVVMLALFALTVAETRGELDAATGRQLVGDLQALPGAVQGVLDDEDAVAEVANAYADGEAFFFIGRQLGHPVALEGALKLKEISYDHAEGFPAGELKHGPLALVTEATPVLALLTDGTRPEETQNNVKEVQSRGAPVIAITNETNRSDHEVSFEVPDLGLLEPLVANVYLQMFAYHVANNKERAIDRPRNLAKSVTVE